A portion of the Agrobacterium tumefaciens genome contains these proteins:
- a CDS encoding alpha/beta fold hydrolase, whose translation MTSEINFQRRRFFGIAAMTVAAVEFASVGLAHAKGEAPSPQPSTGRDGATSFGALKQVEAGVLSVGYAEAGPADGPVALLLHGWPYDIYSYVDVAPILASAGYRVLIPYLRGYGTTRFLSDDTARNGQQAALAVDMIAFLDALGVKQAVVAGYDWGARTADIMAALWPERCTGLVSVSGYLIGSQEINRKPLPPKAELSWWYQFYFATERGRAGYAANTRDFVRLIWQTASPTWKFSNETFNRSATAFDNPDHVAITIHNYRWRLALADGEAKYDKYERQLAKLPVITVPTITLEGDANGAPHPDPSAYASKFSGKYQHRNISGGIGHNLPQEAPEAFARAVLDVAKL comes from the coding sequence GCGCCGCCGCTTCTTTGGCATTGCCGCAATGACGGTTGCCGCCGTCGAATTCGCTTCAGTAGGCCTTGCTCATGCCAAGGGCGAAGCGCCTTCGCCTCAGCCGTCAACCGGACGCGACGGAGCCACCTCCTTTGGCGCCCTGAAGCAGGTTGAAGCGGGTGTACTCAGCGTCGGTTACGCAGAAGCTGGCCCCGCAGACGGCCCGGTCGCGCTGCTGCTGCACGGATGGCCCTACGACATCTACAGCTATGTCGATGTCGCGCCCATCCTTGCATCGGCTGGATATCGGGTGCTCATCCCCTATCTGCGCGGATATGGCACGACCCGTTTTCTCTCGGACGACACGGCACGCAATGGACAGCAGGCGGCGCTTGCGGTCGACATGATCGCCTTTCTCGACGCACTAGGCGTCAAGCAGGCCGTCGTGGCCGGTTATGACTGGGGCGCTCGCACCGCCGACATCATGGCCGCACTCTGGCCCGAACGTTGCACCGGGCTCGTGTCGGTCAGCGGCTATCTCATCGGCAGCCAGGAGATCAACAGGAAGCCGCTTCCGCCCAAGGCGGAACTCTCTTGGTGGTATCAGTTCTATTTCGCGACTGAACGCGGCCGTGCGGGTTACGCAGCGAACACCCGCGACTTCGTGCGCCTGATCTGGCAGACGGCATCTCCGACCTGGAAATTCAGTAACGAGACCTTCAATCGTTCGGCCACCGCATTCGACAATCCCGACCATGTGGCCATCACCATCCATAACTACCGCTGGCGGTTGGCACTGGCAGACGGGGAAGCCAAGTACGATAAATACGAGCGCCAGCTTGCGAAACTTCCCGTCATCACCGTGCCGACGATAACCTTGGAAGGCGACGCCAACGGTGCTCCGCATCCGGACCCTTCCGCCTATGCATCGAAGTTTTCCGGCAAATACCAGCACCGCAACATCAGCGGCGGCATCGGCCATAACCTGCCTCAGGAAGCGCCAGAGGCTTTTGCCAGGGCTGTTCTGGACGTCGCAAAGCTTTAA
- a CDS encoding cyclase family protein, giving the protein MCNHCVIENVKKNMLSRRLLFKGAVAGVTAMTAGSLAAPVLAQAPRQVIDLTHTYDSTFPTFDGKPGIEYEWAAQIAKDGYQLHKLTIYEHTGTHIDAPFHFSADGASVDQLEPQKLVAPLVIIDITDRAKEDANSTIEAEDIERWISANGDIPAGSIVALRSGWATRVKSPSFRNDDAGKFAFPGFGKSATDLLLKHDTVAIGVDTLSLDPGNSADFAVHNSWLPAGRYGIEGLNNLEALPVKGATIVVGAPAHRGGTGGPARILALV; this is encoded by the coding sequence ATGTGCAACCATTGCGTGATCGAGAACGTGAAAAAGAACATGCTGTCGCGACGCTTGCTGTTCAAGGGCGCCGTGGCCGGTGTAACGGCGATGACGGCTGGCAGCCTCGCGGCCCCGGTGCTTGCGCAAGCACCCAGACAGGTCATCGATCTCACACATACATATGATTCTACATTCCCTACATTCGATGGCAAGCCGGGCATAGAATACGAATGGGCAGCTCAGATCGCCAAGGACGGTTATCAGCTCCACAAACTCACGATCTACGAACATACCGGAACGCATATTGACGCACCTTTCCACTTCAGCGCCGACGGGGCGAGTGTCGATCAGTTGGAGCCGCAGAAACTTGTCGCGCCGCTGGTCATCATAGACATCACAGACCGCGCAAAAGAGGATGCCAATTCCACGATCGAGGCCGAAGACATCGAGCGCTGGATATCCGCAAATGGCGACATTCCGGCAGGTTCGATCGTCGCTCTGCGCTCCGGCTGGGCAACCAGAGTAAAGAGCCCCTCCTTCCGCAATGACGACGCCGGAAAATTTGCCTTCCCCGGTTTCGGCAAGTCGGCAACCGACCTTCTGCTCAAACACGATACGGTCGCAATCGGTGTCGACACGCTCTCGCTTGATCCTGGCAACTCTGCCGATTTCGCAGTTCACAATTCCTGGCTCCCGGCAGGGCGCTACGGCATCGAAGGACTCAATAACCTTGAGGCTTTGCCGGTAAAGGGCGCGACCATCGTCGTCGGCGCGCCTGCACATCGAGGCGGAACGGGTGGTCCGGCCCGGATTCTGGCTCTGGTCTGA
- a CDS encoding type II toxin-antitoxin system VapB family antitoxin yields MVTPQLSVRSSKARDLAHKLARRENRTIADIVERALETYEAREAGREPAAKFYSRLSSQSGTDIDFDSIIDENRRAHKGVEL; encoded by the coding sequence ATGGTAACACCGCAACTATCCGTCCGCAGTTCCAAAGCGCGCGACCTCGCCCATAAGCTCGCCCGCCGAGAAAATCGCACGATTGCCGATATCGTCGAGCGCGCGCTCGAAACCTATGAGGCTCGTGAGGCAGGACGTGAACCCGCTGCGAAATTCTATAGTCGTCTTTCATCGCAGTCGGGTACGGATATCGATTTCGACAGTATCATCGATGAAAACAGACGCGCTCATAAAGGCGTCGAGCTTTGA
- a CDS encoding PIN domain-containing protein produces MVRHDAELALPTVAVAEIAFGIQKIRPVQPADRLEEGLVSWRCRFSDKMFAFTEEAALAYGDIMGDAARQGRWMSAPNGMIAAIARIKGCRLVTRNLKISPWQF; encoded by the coding sequence CTGGTTCGTCACGACGCCGAATTGGCATTGCCGACGGTTGCAGTTGCTGAGATCGCTTTTGGTATTCAAAAGATCAGGCCGGTTCAGCCCGCCGATCGCCTGGAAGAGGGACTTGTGAGCTGGCGTTGCCGGTTCTCCGACAAGATGTTTGCCTTCACGGAAGAAGCAGCATTGGCCTATGGCGATATCATGGGAGACGCTGCGCGGCAGGGGAGGTGGATGTCGGCTCCGAACGGCATGATCGCGGCGATAGCGCGGATCAAAGGTTGCCGGTTGGTGACCCGAAACCTCAAGATCTCGCCCTGGCAATTCTGA
- a CDS encoding acetyl-CoA acetyltransferase, translated as MSKAQIVGWAHSPFGKSALENTEQLMASVVAPAIDHAGVDVSDIDGIFVGVMNNGFSKQDFQGALVAMGDERLAYTPAVRFENACSTGSAALYSAMDFIEAGRGRIALVVGAEKMTALPTAEVGEILLSACYRAEEANIPGGFAGQFGRIAQAYFQRYGDRSEELAMIAAKNHANGAVNPYAHMRKDFGFDFCNTVSDKNPYVAGPLRRTDCSLISDGAAAIILADEETAATLNRAIGFRGRKHVNDIMALSRRDPLAFEGARRAWAGSLELAGATLDDLSFVETHDCFTIAELIEYEAMGLAKPGEGYRVVQDGTALKTGRLPINPSGGLKSKGHPVGATGVSMHVMAAMQLMGEAGDMQIPNASLAGVFNMGGTAVANYVSIMERVK; from the coding sequence ATGAGCAAAGCGCAGATCGTCGGCTGGGCGCATTCGCCTTTCGGCAAGTCGGCCCTTGAAAATACCGAGCAACTAATGGCTTCGGTCGTGGCGCCGGCCATAGACCATGCGGGCGTCGATGTCAGCGATATCGATGGCATTTTCGTCGGCGTGATGAACAATGGCTTCTCGAAGCAGGATTTTCAGGGCGCCTTGGTAGCGATGGGCGATGAGCGCCTCGCCTATACGCCGGCAGTGCGTTTCGAGAATGCCTGCTCAACAGGATCGGCCGCCCTCTATAGCGCCATGGACTTCATCGAAGCCGGGCGCGGCCGCATCGCACTCGTTGTCGGCGCCGAAAAAATGACGGCGCTGCCGACCGCAGAGGTGGGCGAAATCCTGCTCTCCGCCTGTTACCGTGCGGAGGAGGCCAATATTCCCGGCGGGTTTGCCGGCCAGTTCGGCCGCATCGCACAGGCATATTTTCAACGTTATGGCGACCGCTCGGAAGAGCTGGCGATGATTGCCGCAAAGAACCACGCCAATGGCGCGGTCAATCCCTATGCACATATGCGCAAGGATTTCGGCTTCGATTTCTGCAATACGGTTTCGGACAAGAACCCCTACGTCGCAGGCCCGCTGCGCCGCACCGACTGCTCGCTGATTTCTGATGGCGCTGCCGCGATCATTTTGGCCGACGAGGAAACGGCAGCCACACTCAACCGCGCCATCGGTTTCAGGGGCCGCAAGCATGTCAACGACATCATGGCATTGAGCCGTCGCGATCCGTTGGCCTTCGAAGGCGCGCGCCGCGCCTGGGCCGGCTCGCTGGAACTTGCCGGCGCAACGCTCGACGACCTCTCTTTCGTTGAAACGCACGACTGCTTCACCATTGCCGAACTTATCGAATATGAGGCCATGGGGCTTGCGAAGCCCGGTGAAGGATATCGCGTTGTCCAGGATGGAACGGCCCTGAAGACCGGACGCCTGCCAATCAACCCATCGGGTGGATTGAAATCGAAAGGTCATCCCGTCGGGGCGACCGGCGTTTCCATGCACGTCATGGCGGCGATGCAATTGATGGGCGAGGCAGGCGACATGCAAATTCCCAATGCCTCGCTTGCTGGCGTGTTCAACATGGGTGGCACGGCGGTTGCCAATTACGTCTCGATCATGGAGCGTGTGAAATGA
- a CDS encoding TRAP transporter substrate-binding protein, with product MNINRRTMLAGAGSAVLATAFVSRARAAQYNYKYANNLPAAHPMNIRAKEAAERIAKETDGQVNISIFPSSQLGADTDVLSQVRSGGVEFFTLSPLILSTLVPNASISGIGFAFPNYESVWAAMDGDLGKYVRGEIAKQNLVAMDTIWDNGFRQITSASKPIATPADLESFKIRVPVSPLWTSMFKAFKSAPASINFAEVYTALQTGVVDGQENPLAIISTAKLFEVQKFCSVTNHMWDGFWFLANKRAWERLPDDLRAIVAKNLNQSGKDERADVAKLNASVKEDLISKGMTFNDTDATLFRAALKEAGFYSEWKGKYGDEAWAILEKAVGASLT from the coding sequence ATGAATATCAACAGACGTACCATGCTCGCCGGCGCCGGTTCCGCCGTACTGGCCACCGCCTTCGTGTCGCGCGCCCGCGCTGCCCAATACAATTATAAATATGCCAATAATCTGCCTGCGGCGCACCCGATGAACATTCGCGCCAAGGAGGCCGCCGAGCGTATCGCCAAAGAGACCGATGGGCAGGTCAATATCAGCATCTTCCCCAGCAGCCAGCTGGGTGCCGACACAGACGTTTTGAGCCAGGTGCGCTCTGGAGGCGTTGAATTCTTCACGCTTTCGCCGCTGATCCTGTCGACGCTGGTACCGAACGCCTCCATCAGCGGCATCGGTTTCGCCTTCCCGAACTACGAGTCCGTATGGGCGGCCATGGATGGCGATCTCGGTAAATATGTCCGTGGCGAAATTGCCAAGCAGAATCTCGTTGCCATGGACACCATCTGGGATAACGGCTTCCGCCAGATCACCAGCGCTTCCAAGCCCATCGCCACGCCGGCCGATCTCGAAAGCTTCAAGATCCGCGTGCCAGTGAGCCCGCTCTGGACCTCTATGTTCAAGGCGTTCAAGTCTGCCCCTGCCTCGATCAATTTCGCCGAGGTCTATACCGCGCTGCAGACCGGTGTGGTCGATGGCCAGGAAAATCCGCTGGCGATCATTTCCACCGCAAAGCTGTTCGAAGTGCAGAAATTCTGCTCGGTCACCAATCATATGTGGGACGGGTTCTGGTTCCTGGCCAACAAGCGCGCCTGGGAGCGTCTGCCGGATGACCTGCGCGCCATCGTCGCCAAAAACCTCAACCAGTCGGGCAAGGATGAACGCGCCGATGTGGCGAAGCTCAATGCCTCGGTCAAGGAAGATCTGATTTCCAAGGGCATGACCTTCAACGACACGGATGCGACACTTTTCCGCGCCGCGCTGAAAGAGGCAGGCTTCTATTCCGAGTGGAAGGGCAAATACGGCGATGAAGCCTGGGCCATACTTGAAAAGGCCGTTGGTGCAAGCCTGACCTGA
- a CDS encoding response regulator has translation MDHIDHILVVDDDREIRELVSSYLKKNGLRTSVAADGRQMRSFLDGNTVDLIVLDVMMPGDDGLVLCRELRAGKHKATPVLMLTARDDEMDRIIGLEMGADDYLSKPFAARELLARIKAILRRTRMLPPNLQISEAGQLLTFGEWRLDTVGRHLLDREGTTVALSGAEYRLLRVFIDHPQRVLNRDQLLNLTRGRDAELFDRSIDLLVSRVRQRLGDDAREPVYIKTVRAEGYVFAVPVEISEPRI, from the coding sequence ATGGACCATATCGACCATATTCTCGTCGTGGACGACGACAGGGAAATCCGGGAGCTGGTCTCCAGCTACCTGAAGAAGAACGGCCTACGTACGAGCGTGGCGGCCGATGGACGGCAGATGAGAAGTTTTCTCGACGGCAATACCGTCGATCTCATCGTGCTCGACGTGATGATGCCTGGCGATGACGGGCTAGTTTTATGCCGAGAGCTGCGGGCGGGGAAACACAAAGCCACGCCGGTGCTGATGCTGACGGCCCGCGATGACGAGATGGATCGCATTATCGGGCTCGAAATGGGCGCCGACGACTATCTGTCGAAGCCCTTCGCTGCCCGTGAGCTTCTTGCGCGGATCAAAGCCATCCTGCGCCGCACGCGGATGCTGCCTCCCAATCTGCAGATCAGCGAGGCCGGGCAACTCCTGACCTTTGGTGAGTGGCGCCTCGACACGGTGGGCCGTCACCTGCTCGACAGGGAGGGCACGACCGTGGCCTTGAGCGGCGCCGAATACCGGCTCCTCAGGGTCTTCATCGATCATCCCCAGCGCGTCCTCAACCGGGACCAGCTGTTAAATCTAACTCGGGGCCGCGATGCCGAACTTTTCGATCGGTCGATCGATCTTCTCGTGAGCCGCGTGCGCCAAAGGCTGGGGGATGACGCGCGCGAACCCGTCTACATCAAGACGGTGCGGGCGGAAGGCTATGTCTTTGCGGTCCCCGTGGAGATTTCGGAGCCGCGGATATGA
- a CDS encoding organic hydroperoxide resistance protein, protein MTKIETVLYTGKTHTTGGRDGSAQSDDGALGIKLSPPGSGKPGTNPEQLFAAGWSACFIGAMTKAAAKHQLRLPAETTVDAEVDLGTTGGEFFLQARLFVSLPGIDRPIAQTIIDDAHQICPYSKATRGNIDVTLILA, encoded by the coding sequence GTGACCAAGATCGAGACTGTTCTTTATACCGGCAAGACCCACACGACCGGTGGGCGCGACGGATCTGCGCAAAGCGACGATGGCGCGCTTGGCATCAAGCTTTCCCCTCCGGGCAGCGGAAAGCCGGGCACGAATCCCGAGCAGCTTTTTGCGGCAGGCTGGTCGGCATGTTTCATCGGCGCCATGACAAAGGCGGCGGCAAAACACCAGCTCCGGCTTCCCGCCGAAACCACTGTCGATGCGGAGGTTGACCTCGGCACGACGGGTGGCGAATTCTTTCTGCAGGCTCGCCTGTTTGTCAGCCTGCCCGGTATCGATCGTCCCATCGCGCAGACGATAATAGACGATGCCCACCAGATCTGCCCCTATTCGAAGGCAACCAGGGGGAACATCGATGTTACGCTCATTCTCGCTTAA
- a CDS encoding ATP-binding protein yields the protein MNGPRLLAGWWPRSLRSRLFIILFAGLAIAYGLSFSILFAERYMSAKAVMLGTLEQDLAVSIAIIDRLPAEERAQWVHRLSRSNYQLVLGPGVPGVSDMSGRGAEIAQRIEEAAGHRFPVKVESIPGDGKRLQAHLTLSDGSPLTIDVTPRGVMPLAEWLPYVFAAQMALLLLCTWFAVRQTTRPLSALAAAAEALDPGEKGLPMSESGPSEVVHAARAFNAMRDRVAQYLEERVQILAAISHDLQTPITRMRLRADMADDTPEKEKLVSDLREIERLVQDGIAYARSAHGNGEKSSRIDLASFIDSIAYDYQDTGKAVTVDGMVRGTVSTKPHALRRILTNLIDNALKFGGSAEIKVDRRTEGTVVITVLDRGPGIPDEMLQNAMQPFFRIETSRNRDTGGTGLGLAIAQQLAGTIGGSVRLYNRQGGGLAAEVAFA from the coding sequence ATGAACGGCCCACGCCTGCTCGCCGGCTGGTGGCCGCGCTCGTTGCGGTCCAGACTTTTCATCATCCTGTTTGCGGGCCTCGCCATTGCCTACGGTCTGTCGTTCAGCATCCTCTTTGCCGAACGATATATGTCGGCAAAGGCGGTCATGCTCGGCACTCTTGAGCAGGATCTGGCTGTATCGATCGCAATAATCGACCGCCTGCCTGCGGAAGAGCGGGCGCAATGGGTCCATCGCCTGAGCCGCAGCAATTATCAACTCGTCCTCGGCCCGGGTGTTCCAGGTGTTTCCGACATGTCCGGCCGCGGCGCTGAAATTGCGCAGAGGATCGAGGAGGCCGCAGGACACCGTTTCCCCGTCAAGGTCGAGTCCATTCCCGGCGACGGCAAGCGGCTTCAGGCGCATCTGACGCTATCGGACGGCTCGCCCCTCACAATTGACGTGACACCGCGCGGCGTGATGCCGCTGGCGGAGTGGCTGCCTTATGTCTTCGCCGCGCAGATGGCGCTTCTTCTTCTGTGCACCTGGTTTGCAGTGCGACAGACGACCAGACCGCTCAGCGCGCTGGCTGCGGCAGCCGAAGCGTTGGATCCGGGGGAAAAGGGGTTGCCGATGAGTGAGAGCGGCCCAAGCGAAGTTGTCCACGCCGCCCGCGCCTTCAACGCGATGCGCGATCGCGTCGCCCAATATCTCGAGGAGCGGGTCCAGATTCTTGCGGCGATTTCGCACGACCTGCAGACGCCCATCACCCGGATGCGGTTGCGGGCCGACATGGCAGACGATACGCCGGAAAAGGAAAAGCTGGTCAGTGACCTGCGTGAAATCGAACGTCTAGTACAGGATGGTATCGCTTATGCACGCAGCGCTCATGGCAATGGCGAGAAATCCTCACGTATCGATCTGGCCTCTTTCATCGACAGCATAGCTTACGACTATCAGGATACCGGAAAAGCAGTCACGGTTGACGGTATGGTGCGCGGCACAGTATCGACAAAGCCACATGCCCTGCGAAGAATCCTGACGAACTTGATAGATAACGCACTCAAATTCGGGGGCAGTGCGGAAATCAAGGTCGACCGGCGCACTGAAGGCACCGTGGTCATCACGGTGCTCGATCGTGGGCCGGGCATCCCCGACGAGATGCTGCAAAATGCCATGCAGCCCTTTTTCCGGATTGAAACATCGAGAAACCGCGACACCGGCGGAACAGGACTCGGACTTGCGATCGCGCAGCAGCTCGCCGGAACAATCGGCGGTTCAGTGCGCCTCTATAACAGGCAAGGCGGCGGGCTTGCAGCCGAGGTGGCTTTTGCCTGA
- a CDS encoding IclR family transcriptional regulator, with product MATTTTMPVEKDLTGARAVDRALALLSMVGRHAERGVALSVIVTESGLNKPTARRLLLALIRAGLVEQDEETRRYYLGEETYVLGSLSSRRFGLLQMAQDGLTRISRRSEDSSFLSVRRDTFALCLYREEGTWPVRTHALQAGFEHPLGIGAGSLAMLAALPDAEVESIIAANSGLIAANYPGITLEGLRRDVELTRANGYSLNPGLILSNSWGIGVAIRAPDGAVVGALSIAAVDSRMRPERQPELAALLREEVTRIETRIAEMMASRARTRGEGDMKRQTRRTSK from the coding sequence ATGGCAACAACAACAACGATGCCGGTTGAAAAAGATCTGACGGGCGCGCGCGCGGTCGACCGGGCTCTGGCGCTGCTCTCCATGGTCGGAAGGCACGCGGAACGCGGCGTGGCGCTTTCGGTCATCGTGACAGAAAGCGGACTGAACAAACCCACGGCCCGCCGCCTGCTGCTGGCTCTGATCCGCGCCGGGCTTGTGGAGCAGGATGAGGAAACGCGGCGTTATTACCTCGGCGAAGAAACCTATGTGCTGGGCAGCCTGTCATCGCGCCGGTTTGGCCTTCTTCAAATGGCGCAGGACGGCCTGACGCGCATTTCCCGCCGCTCGGAGGATTCGAGCTTCCTTTCCGTACGCCGTGATACATTTGCCCTGTGCCTTTACCGCGAAGAAGGCACCTGGCCGGTGCGCACCCATGCGCTTCAGGCCGGTTTCGAACACCCCTTGGGTATTGGCGCGGGTTCGCTCGCCATGCTGGCGGCGCTGCCGGACGCCGAGGTGGAAAGTATCATTGCGGCCAATAGCGGGCTGATTGCCGCTAATTATCCCGGCATCACGCTTGAGGGCCTGCGCCGTGATGTCGAGTTGACGAGAGCCAATGGCTATTCGCTCAACCCCGGCCTGATCCTTTCTAATTCCTGGGGTATTGGCGTTGCCATCCGCGCGCCTGATGGCGCGGTGGTAGGAGCGCTGAGCATTGCCGCTGTGGACAGCCGCATGCGGCCGGAGCGCCAGCCGGAACTGGCAGCGCTGCTGCGCGAGGAAGTAACCCGCATCGAGACCCGCATCGCAGAAATGATGGCCAGCCGCGCCCGCACGCGCGGTGAAGGCGACATGAAACGGCAAACGAGGAGAACGAGCAAATGA
- a CDS encoding TRAP transporter large permease — MTMTANANDDVFVLDGELLHTGQVTGSWFMRPIEAVAAVLLAVMIGLLLLGVTSRYALHLPIVWIDETASLCFLWFAMLGAAIAIDRSEHLRLTLFLNMFPQRVLGYINSLALVLVATFLAAIIKPAMEYAIEEWVVTSAALNIPMSFRAAALPVGACLMLLLVLNNLFRRENLRDIIAALVTVAVASGLLYLASPMLESLGNFNLAIFLGLFVAVFLVLGVPIAFCFGLGTLAYLTFTTWVPTIVMIGRMDEGMSGIILLSVPVFVLLGCVLDATGMGKAIVELLSSMFGHIRAGMSYVLLGSLFLVSGISGSKVSDMATVAPALFPEMKRRGHKPKEMIALLATGAAMADTVPPSIVLIVLGSAAGVSIAGLFTSGFMIAMVLLLVLAVLARWKARDENMEGAKRTPWPQVGKAALIAAPALVLPFLIRSLVGGGVATATEVSTIAVLYAMIVGAVLYGGISLRKLYSMLVETAALSGAILLILGCASAMAWGLTQSGLAFQLTAMITDLPGGWMTYMVVSILIFMILGCVLEGLPAIVLLAPIMFPIARTLGINDIHYSMVVVVAMNIGLMAPPIGIGFYIACKIGNVSPDEAMGAIWPYLAAMIIGLLLIAAIPGFSTILL; from the coding sequence ATGACCATGACCGCAAACGCGAATGACGACGTATTTGTACTCGATGGCGAACTGTTGCACACCGGACAGGTAACAGGCTCCTGGTTCATGCGCCCCATCGAGGCCGTGGCGGCAGTGCTGCTGGCGGTGATGATCGGCCTACTTCTGCTGGGCGTGACGTCACGTTATGCCCTGCATCTGCCGATTGTCTGGATCGATGAAACGGCGTCCTTGTGCTTTCTGTGGTTTGCCATGCTGGGCGCGGCAATCGCCATCGATCGCAGTGAACACCTGCGCCTCACGCTGTTTCTCAACATGTTCCCGCAACGTGTTCTGGGCTATATCAATTCCCTGGCACTGGTACTGGTGGCGACATTTCTTGCCGCAATCATCAAGCCCGCCATGGAATACGCCATCGAGGAGTGGGTGGTCACGTCAGCGGCGCTGAATATTCCGATGTCGTTTCGCGCTGCGGCGTTGCCGGTCGGCGCCTGTCTTATGCTGCTTTTGGTGCTCAACAATCTCTTCCGACGAGAAAATCTGCGCGATATCATTGCGGCCCTTGTAACGGTCGCGGTTGCCTCCGGCCTGCTCTATCTGGCATCGCCGATGCTGGAATCCCTCGGCAATTTTAATCTGGCGATCTTCCTCGGTCTGTTCGTTGCGGTATTTCTGGTGCTGGGCGTTCCGATTGCCTTCTGCTTCGGCCTTGGAACCCTCGCCTATCTGACCTTCACCACCTGGGTTCCGACCATTGTGATGATCGGGCGCATGGATGAGGGCATGTCCGGCATCATTCTGTTATCAGTGCCAGTCTTCGTGCTGCTCGGCTGCGTGCTCGATGCAACCGGGATGGGTAAGGCGATTGTCGAGCTTCTGTCCTCGATGTTTGGCCACATTCGCGCTGGCATGTCCTATGTTCTGCTCGGTTCTCTGTTTCTTGTCTCCGGCATTTCCGGCTCCAAGGTTTCTGATATGGCAACCGTCGCACCGGCGCTGTTTCCGGAAATGAAGCGCCGTGGCCACAAACCCAAGGAAATGATCGCGCTTCTGGCCACCGGCGCCGCCATGGCCGATACGGTTCCGCCCTCAATCGTGCTGATCGTTCTGGGTTCGGCGGCAGGTGTGTCTATTGCCGGCCTCTTCACCTCCGGTTTCATGATTGCAATGGTACTGCTTCTGGTGCTGGCCGTTCTGGCCCGCTGGAAGGCGCGGGATGAAAACATGGAAGGCGCAAAGCGCACGCCATGGCCGCAGGTCGGCAAGGCAGCCCTGATTGCCGCACCGGCGCTCGTTCTGCCCTTCCTCATCCGCAGCCTGGTGGGCGGCGGTGTCGCCACGGCAACCGAAGTGTCCACTATTGCCGTGCTCTACGCCATGATCGTCGGCGCAGTGCTTTATGGCGGCATCAGCCTCAGGAAGCTTTATTCGATGCTGGTCGAGACGGCAGCCCTTTCAGGGGCGATCCTGCTGATCCTCGGCTGTGCATCGGCCATGGCCTGGGGGCTGACACAGAGCGGCCTTGCTTTCCAACTGACCGCGATGATTACCGATCTTCCGGGCGGCTGGATGACCTACATGGTCGTGTCGATCCTGATTTTCATGATCCTGGGCTGCGTCCTGGAAGGACTGCCAGCAATCGTTCTGCTCGCGCCGATCATGTTCCCGATCGCCCGCACGCTTGGCATCAATGACATCCATTATTCCATGGTCGTGGTGGTCGCCATGAATATCGGCCTGATGGCGCCGCCCATCGGTATCGGCTTTTACATCGCCTGCAAGATCGGCAACGTGTCGCCGGACGAAGCCATGGGGGCCATCTGGCCCTATCTCGCAGCCATGATCATCGGCCTGCTGCTGATTGCAGCAATCCCCGGATTTTCGACCATTCTGCTCTGA
- a CDS encoding SDR family NAD(P)-dependent oxidoreductase: protein MTGRLTGKRALVFGAGSSGPGFGNGKAAALQFAREGARVACVDLSADAAEETAEIIRGEGLEAIAVAADVTELQSVSATVARTCEAFGGIDILHNNVGVTHMGGPVELDEESFRASVDLNIGSVYRTSKAVLPVMLAQGGGAIVNISSLASIRWTGYPYFAYYAMKAAVNQATVALAMQYARQGIRANCILPGMIDTPLIYKQISNQYASVEEMVAARNAAVPVGRMGDAFDIARAAVFLASDEAKFITGVCLPVDGGQSCAVGAFS, encoded by the coding sequence TTGACAGGTCGCCTGACGGGAAAACGCGCGCTTGTGTTTGGCGCAGGATCATCGGGGCCGGGATTTGGCAACGGCAAGGCTGCGGCCCTGCAATTTGCCCGCGAAGGCGCGCGCGTAGCCTGTGTCGATCTCTCCGCTGATGCAGCCGAAGAGACGGCTGAGATCATTCGCGGAGAAGGCTTGGAGGCGATTGCGGTTGCCGCCGATGTCACTGAACTACAGTCCGTATCGGCCACCGTTGCCCGCACCTGCGAGGCCTTTGGTGGCATCGATATTCTGCACAATAATGTCGGCGTGACCCATATGGGTGGGCCGGTTGAGCTGGATGAGGAAAGCTTTCGCGCTTCGGTCGATCTCAATATCGGCTCCGTTTATCGTACCTCCAAGGCTGTGTTGCCGGTGATGTTGGCGCAGGGCGGCGGGGCCATCGTCAATATCTCGTCGCTCGCCTCCATTCGCTGGACCGGCTATCCCTATTTTGCCTATTACGCCATGAAGGCAGCTGTAAATCAGGCGACTGTGGCGCTGGCCATGCAATATGCCCGGCAGGGCATTCGCGCCAATTGCATTCTTCCGGGAATGATCGACACCCCACTGATCTACAAGCAGATCAGCAATCAATATGCGTCTGTCGAGGAGATGGTGGCGGCGCGCAACGCGGCTGTCCCGGTGGGTCGCATGGGCGATGCCTTCGATATTGCCCGCGCCGCCGTTTTTCTCGCCTCTGATGAGGCTAAGTTCATCACCGGCGTCTGTTTGCCGGTCGATGGCGGGCAAAGCTGTGCGGTGGGGGCGTTTTCCTGA